The following are encoded together in the Fusarium keratoplasticum isolate Fu6.1 chromosome 1, whole genome shotgun sequence genome:
- a CDS encoding F-box domain-containing protein codes for MTKKESLSSMDPFSPAHQPDEGYSEDPLTPTVNQDLSSALASLRSPSDLSAWLVANSSLLPLQVKTELTMALLDNLPTSVIAEIVHRLNPRLYIDFIQYLPAEICLKILGCLDPVSLVAVTQTCRAWYELALDRKLWERLYYMEGWKTINSEIAACEAKVNNGLNFSIRQLNRLQSMQDAHPNKIRAVVNSDEDLEMTDGDRTPGPNDSSTTGSMFGSPTSSFSSSRPAVVPMGEMDLDGTRIPSLDRTYSSSSDTRGKRKEPSGDTEFSMPPMSAADASNMLPPSNLYTWDVSRNRYRINWRYLYAMRRRLESNWELGKFTTLQFPHPNFPEEGHQECVYTIQFDRNFLVSGSRDQTMRIWDVHTRRLVRPPLTGHVGSVLCLQFDADPQEDLLVSGSSDSNVFIWKFSTGELVQKLTRAHHESVLNVRFDKRILVTSSKDKTIKIFNRHPLRHGDLGYGGHDLVSPVPTNLRRYGYEPDLSQELPIRPAFSMIGRLDGHSAAVNAIQVRDRTIVSVSGDRHIKVWNWPEQVCTQTIPAHEKGIACVEFDGRRIVSGSSDYEVCIFDAPTGLRVAQLRGHAHLVRTVQAGFGDLPYSKVEDEAEAKAVDAEYFRAFEAGEIDHNLERRRRRDRRANAGSSRPQDVQAFGAKLPPGGGGGRKYGRIVSGSYDQSIIVWRRDKEGVWKPAHHLRQEEAAAAAQRDAVAAASNLAAARAGTAHGRPTNQANGPRSPPASGSSTGPMMLRDHHGDNQRTSASYEALIDQTVPHGPAALQRVLKTYPVTLAHHSHLQSAIERQTSPLARAQLRAVVTEALAALQLSQMPPRQQSSQGGSGDGNGPGHPRAPRAAVAVPGMPVNPPLGGQVVHPPVVTLAQAPGAPPVQPAVPGQPQNMAQNILPPGHHHPHIAAAENSPARVFKLQFDARKIICCSQAPVIVGWDFCNKDPELEEAVRFFATVD; via the exons atgaccaagaaggagtccttgtcctccatGGATCCCTTTTCTCCTGCCCACCAGCCCGACGAGGGCTACTCCGAAGATCCTCTTACGCCGACCGTCAATCAAGATCTCTCGTCTGCTCTCGCTTCCTTACGGTCTCCCTCTGACCTGAGCGCATGGCTAGTCGCAAACTCGTCGCTTCTTCCGCTTCAGGTCAAGACTG AGTTGACCATGGCTCTCCTCGATAACCTCCCCACGTccgtcatcgccgagatCGTCCACCGTTTAAACCCGAGACTCTACATCGACTTTATTCAGTATCTTCCCGCCGAAATCTGCCTCAAAatccttggctgcctcgaTCCTGTTTCTCTAGTTGCCGTGACCCAGACATGCCGGGCCTGGTACGAGTTGGCTTTGGACCGGAAGCTATGGGAGCGCTTATACTACATGGAAGGGTGGAAGACCATTAACTCCGAGATCGCGGCCTGCGAGGCCAAAGTCAACAATGGCCTCAACTTTTCGATCCGCCAACTCAACCGCCTTCAGTCGATGCAGGACGCGCATCCCAATAAGATCCGCGCCGTTGTGAATAGCGATGAAGACCTCGAGATGACCGACGGCGACCGTACGCCCGGCCCTAACGATAGCTCGACTACAGGAAGCATGTTTGGTAGTCCAACGTCGTCGTTCTCATCAAGCAGGCCTGCAGTTGTCCCCATGGGAGAGATGGACCTTGATGGCACTAGGATTCCGAGTCTGGACCGAACTTATTCTTCATCATCGGACACGAGAGGAAAGCGTAAGGAGCCAAGCGGCGACACCGAGTTCTCAATGCCACCCATGTCAGCCGCCGACGCATCCAATATGCTACCGCCATCTAATCTCTACACCTGGGATGTCAGCCGAAACCGGTATCGCATTAACTGGCGATACCTGTACGCCATGCGTCGCAGACTCGAGTCGAACTGGGAGCTGGGAAAGTTTACCACTCTTCAGTTCCCTCACCCGAACTTCCCCGAGGAAGGCCACCAAGAGTGTGTCTACACGATTCAGTTCGACAGAAACTTCCTTGTGAGCGGTAGCAGGGATCAAACCATGAGAATATGGGATGTGCACACTCGCCGACTGGTCCGACCACCGCTGACCGGCCATGTGGGCTCTGTGCTCTGCCTCCAGTTTGATGCTGATCCCCAAGAGGATCTCCTTGTTTCTGGAAGCAGTGACTCTAATGTTTTCATTTGGAAGTTTTCTACTGGCGAGTTGGTTCAGAAGCTGACAAGAGCTCACCATGAGTCTGTGCTCAACGTGCGGTTCGATAAGCGCATTCTCGTCACCTCGTCGaaagacaagaccatcaagaTCTTTAACAGGCACCCTCTGCGCCATGGGGATTTGGGATATGGTGGACACGATCTGGTGAGTCCTGTGCCGACCAACCTGCGACGGTACGGCTACGAGCCCGACCTGTCACAAGAGCTTCCCATCAGGCCTGCGTTTTCCATGATTGGTCGTTTGGACGGGCACAGTGCTGCCGTAAATGCTATCCAGGTTCGTGATCGGACTATTGTTTCCGTTTCCGGAGATAGGCACATCAAGGTATGGAACTGGCCCGAGCAGGTCTGTACCCAGACAATCCCAGCGCACGAGAAGGGCATCGCCTGTGTCGAGTTTGATGGGCGCAGAATCGTCAGCGGCAGTAGCGACTACGAGGTCTGTATCTTTGACGCGCCCACCGGGCTGAGGGTTGCCCAACTGCGAGGACACGCCCACCTGGTTCGCACAGTCCAGGCTGGATTTGGAGATCTACCATACAgcaaggtcgaggacgaggcagaggccaaggcggTGGATGCCGAGTACTTCAGAGCGTTTGAAGCTGGCGAGATCGACCACAATCTGGAGCGAAGACGTCGGAGAGATCGTCGGGCGAATGCAGGCAGCTCGCGACCCCAGGACGTCCAGGCATTCGGGGCTAAGCTCCCCcctggcggtggtggtggtaggAAGTATGGTCGCATCGTGTCCGGCTCCTATGACCAGAGCATCATCGTCTGGAGGCGCGACAAGGAGGGTGTTTGGAAGCCTGCTCACCACCTGCGACAGGAGGAGGCAGCAGCTGCTGCTCAGCGTGACGCCGTCGCGGCCGCGTCTAAcctggcggcggcgagggctggAACTGCGCATGGCCGGCCTACGAACCAGGCAAATGGGCCTCGCTCTCCGCCTGCGAGTGGCTCATCAACGGGACCCATGATGCTTAGAGATCACCATGGGGACAACCAACGAACATCGGCCTCATACGAGGCACTTATCGATCAGACCGTACCCCATGGACCGGCCGCGTTACAGCGAGTGCTTAAGACGTACCCGGTCACTCTGGCTCACCACTCTCACTTGCAATCAGCCATCGAGCGTCAAACTTCGCCGTTGGCCAGAGCGCAGTTGAGGGCAGTGGTGACAGAGGCTCTGGCTGCTCTCCAGCTCAGTCAGATGCCACCGCGGCAACAATCAAGCCAAGGGGGCTCTGGAGATGGCAATGGGCCTGGCCACCCACGAGCCCCGCGTGCTGCCGTCGCTGTCCCCGGTATGCCGGTCAACCCTCCCTTGGGAGGACAAGTTGTACACCCTCCTGTCGTGACCCTCGCACAGGCTCCAGGCGCGCCGCCTGTGCAGCCGGCCGTGCCGGGCCAACCTCAGAACATGGCCCAAAACATCCTGCCCCCGGGCCATCACCACCCGCACATCGCAGCGGCGGAGAACTCACCAGCGCGCGTCTTCAAACTTCAGTTTGACGCCCGCAAGATTATCTGCTGCAGCCAAGCCCCTGTCATCGTGGGATGGGATTTCTGTAACAAGGACCCAGAACTGGAGGAAGCTGTGCGATTTTTTGCAACAGTCGACTAA
- a CDS encoding Zn(2)-C6 fungal-type domain-containing protein: MASRPRPQSSRNIERSCAVCHRRKVRCDKKLPCNQCIRGGFPCSYPPVQDVIRRTRKTTISDVATRISEMEKTIEAFKSGQVASPQVPLPTPSTALPERPRNSPASETTEQSRREGLLLSKGRVSHYVNEVLFSRVIEQEHDVRTALATPRSESPPSSSFASPFNPMGLLSNTSSTVPLASFHPPRSLAMKLWKMFVESVDPCTKIMHVPTTEVRVYTVLQDPSKASAENLGVCFAIYYASATALDRDVVEAFLGEDRQTALHRYKAGLEQALAETDFLENPTIPLLQALAVYLAAMRVNNSGRAVWIMNGLALRAAQSMGLHRDGRKLGLSPFESEIRRRLWWHFLERDGRGGEDYGLQNPSGPNPLYSVDQPRNLHDSDLSPEMKELPESRPGWTRMTLSLVNIQIARAWGRLFQMGWSTEVTPGEEVRAAVVKEAGVRAHEILQGCNPLIPEQMMTVVIARFLVQKLDIVSRRQWQSLHQPDDRNFWATENNLLEALSVLEQCNSMWDVEDLSPYHWITRAFPQYHMIFYILRHLCACPRGPNASRAFEAVEKHLATVNRGETGAHRGLMWTVLTTLRERAMMMMQNDGAEVEGEPQGVSEKGDGRPQTTVADGGGAPEQMQHHIEGEHLLPPDWDTVLQDFPWDMDDFNMTF; the protein is encoded by the exons ATGGCATCCCGGCCTCGGCCCCAGTCGAGCCGCAACATCGAGCGGTCCTGCGCCGTATGCCACCGCCGAAAGGTCCGCTGCGACAAGAAGCTGCCCTGTAATCAGTGCATACGCGGCGGGTTCCCGTGTTCGTATCCTCCTGTGCAAGACGTGATACGCCGGACGCGCAAGACCACCATCAGCGATGTTGCCACGCGTATATCCGAGATGGAAAAGACcatcgaggccttcaagtcTGGTCAGGTAGCTTCTCCACAAGTACCACTACCAACTCCATCAACAGCACTCCCTGAGAGACCGAGGAATTCACCAGCGTCAGAAACTACAGAGCAGAGCCGCCGTGAAGGTCTTTTGTTGAGCAAAGGCCGAGTTAGTCACTATGTGAATGAAGTTCTCTTCTCTCGTGTTATCGAACAG GAACACGATGTACGCACAGCTTTGGCGACACCGAGGAGCGAGTCTCCCCCGAGCAGCTCATTTGCTTCGCCATTCAACCCCATGGGTCTTCTTTCAAACACCTCCTCCACAGTACCTCTTGCCAGCTTCCATCCTCCAAGGTCACTCGCCATGAAGCTCTGGAAGATGTTTGTAGAAAGTGTTGACCCTTGCACCAAGATCATGCATGTCCCAACCACCGAGGTGCGAGTCTATACAGTGCTACAGGATCCTTCCAAGGCATCGGCCGAGAATCTGGGCGTCTGCTTTGCCATCTATTACGCTTCGGCCACGGCTCTTGACCGGGATGTGGTAGAGGCCTTCTTGGGGGAGGACAGGCAAACAGCCCTCCATCGTTACAAGGCAGGCCTAGAGCAAGCCCTCGCCGAGACGGACTTTTTGGAAAATCCAACTATTCCTCTGTTGCAAGCCCTTGCAGTCTACTTA GCGGCCATGCGAGTCAACAACTCGGGCCGAGCAGTTTGGATAATGAATGGCCTTGCCCTCCGAGCGGCGCAATCTATGGGTCTTCACCGAGACGGTCGGAAACTCGGGTTATCCCCATTCGAGTCTGAGATCCGCCGGCGATTGTGGTGGCACTTCCTGGAACgagacggaagaggaggcgaggACTACGGTCTCCAGAACCCATCAGGTCCCAATCCACTATACTCGGTTGACCAACCAAGAAACCTTCACGACAGTGATCTCTCCcctgagatgaaggagctcCCCGAGTCAAGACCGGGTTGGACGCGCATGACCCTATCCTTGGTCAACATCCAGATAGCACGAGCATGGGGACGATTATTTCAGATGGGCTGGTCCACAGAAGTAACGCCAGGAGAGGAGGTGCGTGCCGCGGTGGTTAAAGAAGCAGGTGTTCGAGCCCACGAGATACTACAAGGCTGCAACCCCCTCATCCCAGAGCAGATGATGACAGTGGTGATTGCCCGCTTCCTCGTGCAGAAGCTCGACATTGTCAGTCGTCGACAGTGGCAGAGCCTACACCAGCCCGACGACCGAAACTTCTGGGCCACGGAAAACAACCTTCTCGAGGCCCTGAGTGTGCTGGAGCAGTGCAACAGCATGTGGGATGTCGAGGATCTCTCGCCTTATCACTGGATCACTCGCGCGTTCCCGCAGTACCACATGATCTTCTACATCCTGAGGCATCTGTGCGCTTGTCCACGGGGGCCAAACGCATCGAGGGCGTTTGAAGCGGTTGAAAAGCATCTAGCGACTGTTAACAGGGGGGAGACGGGTGCTCATAGAGGGCTAATGTGGACGGTTCTCACCACTCTAAGGGAgagggccatgatgatgatgcagaATGACGGCGCAGAAGTGGAAGGGGAGCCGCAGGGGGTATCGGAGAAGGGAGATGGTCGTCCGCAAACCACTGTCGCTGACGGCGGAGGCGCGCCCGAACAGATGCAGCATCACATTGAAGGAGAGCATCTGTTACCACCGGACTGGGACACGGTGCTTCAGGATTTTCCGTGGGATATGGATGATTTTAATATGACATTCTAA